In Eschrichtius robustus isolate mEscRob2 chromosome 2, mEscRob2.pri, whole genome shotgun sequence, a single window of DNA contains:
- the CREBRF gene encoding CREB3 regulatory factor isoform X1, translating to MPQPSVSGMDPPFGDAFRSHTFSEQTLMSTDLLANSSDPDFMYELDREMNYQQNPRDNFLSLEDCKDIENLESFTDVLDNEGALTSNWEQWDTYCEDLTKYTKLTSCDIWGTKEVDYLGLDDFSSPYQDEEVISKTPTLAQLNSEDSQSVSDSLYYPDSLFSVKQNPLPSSFPGKKITSRAAAPVCSSKTLQAEVPLSDCVQKASKPTSSTQIMVKTNMYHNEKVNFHVECKDYVKKAKVKINPVQQSRPLLSQVHADSAKENTCYCGAVAKRPEKKGTEPLQGHATPALPFKETQELLLSPLPQEGPVSIAAGESSSLSASTSVSDSSQKKEEHNYSLFVSDNLGEQPTKCSPEEDEEDEEDVDDEDHDEGFGSEHELSENEEEEEEEEDYEDDKDDDISDTFSEPGYENDSVEDLKEMTSITSRKRGKRRYFWEYSEQLTPSQQERMLRPSEWNRDTLPSNMYQKNGLHHGKYAVKKSRRTDVEDLTPNPKKLLQIGNELRKLNKVISDLTPVSELPLTARPRSRKEKNKLASRACRLKKKAQYEANKVKLWGLNTEYDNLLFVINSIKQEIVNRVQNPREERGPNMGQKLEILIKDTLGLPVAGQTSEFVNQVLEKTAEGNPTGGLVGLRIPTSKV from the exons ATGCCTCAG CCTAGTGTAAGCGGAATGGATCCGCCTTTTGGGGATGCCTTTCGAAGCCACACCTTTTCAGAACAGACTCTGATGAGCACAGATCTCTTAGCAAACAGTTCAGATCCAGATTTCATGTATGAACTG GATAGAGAGATGAACTACCAGCAAAATCCTAGAGACAACTTCCTTTCTTTGGAGGACTGCAAAGACATTGAAAATCTGGAGTCTTTCACAGATGTCCTGGATAACGAGGGTGCTTTAACCTCAAACTGGGAACAGTGGGATACATACTGTGAAGACTTAACGAAGTACACCAAACTAACCAGCTGTGACATCTGGGGAACAAAAGAAGTGGATTACTTGGGTCTTGATGACTTTTCTAGCCCTTACCAAGATGAAGAGGTCATAAGTAAAACTCCAACTTTGGCCCAGCTTAATAGTGAGGACTCTCAGTCTGTTTCTGATTCCCTTTATTACCCTGATTCACTTTTCAGTGTCAAACAAAATCCCTTGCCCTCATCATTCCCTGGTAAAAAGATCACAAGCAGAGCAGCTGCTCCTGTGTGTTCTTCTAAGACTCTTCAGGCTGAGGTCCCTTTGTCAGACTGTGTCCAAAAAGCAAGTAAACCCACTTCAAGCACACAAATCATGGTGAAGACCAACATGTATCATAATGAAAAAGTGAACTTTCATGTTGAATGTAAAGACTATGTGAAAAAGGCAAAGGTAAAGATCAACCCAGTGCAGCAGAGCCGGCCTCTATTGAGCCAGGTTCATGCAGATTCAGCAAAGGAGAACACCTGCTACTGTGGAGCCGTAGCCAAAAGACCAGAGAAAAAAGGGACGGAGCCTCTGCAGGGCCATGCCACTCCAGCTTTGCCTTTTAAAGAAACCCAGGAACTATTACTCAGTCCCCTGCCCCAGGAGGGGCCTGTGTCGATTGCAGCAGGAGAGAGTAGCAGCCTTTCTGCCAGCACATCGGTCTCAGATTCATCCCAGAAAAAAGAAGAGCACAATTATTCCCTTTTTGTGTCCGACAACTTGGGTGAACAGCCAACCAAATGCAGTCCTGAAGAAGACGAGGAGGACGAGGAAGATGTTGACGATGAGGACCATGATGAAGGATTTGGCAGCGAGCACGAACTTTCTGAAaacgaggaagaggaagaagaggaagaggattaTGAAGATGACAAGGATGATGACATCAGTGACACTTTCTCTGAACCAG gctatgAAAATGATTCTGTGGAAGACTTGAAGGAGATGACTTCAATTACCTCTCGGAAGAGAGGTAAAAGAAGGTACTTCTGGGAGTATAGTGAACAACTCACACCATCACAGCAAGAGAGGATGCTAAGGCCATCTGAATGGAACAGAGATACCTTGCCAAGTAACATGTATCAGAAGAATGGCTTACATCATG GCAAATATGCAGTAAAGAAGTCACGGAGAACGGATGTGGAAGACCTGACTCCAAATCCTAAAAAACTACTCCAGATAGGCAATGAACTACGGAAACTGAATAAGGTGATTAGTGATCTGACTCCAGTCAGTGAGCTTCCCTTAACAGCCCGGCCAAGgtcaaggaaggaaaaaaataagctggCTTCCAG GGCTTGTCGGTTAAAGAAAAAAGCGCAGTATGAAGCTAATAAAGTGAAATTATGGGGCCTCAACACAGAATACG ataatttattgtttgtaatcaACTCCATCAAGCAAGAGATTGTAAACCGAGTACAGAAtccaagagaggagagaggacccAACATGGGACAGAAGCTTGAAATCCTCATTAAAGATACTCTTG GTCTCCCAGTTGCTGGGCAAACCTCAGAATTTGTTAACCAAGTGTTAGAGAAAACTGCGGAAGGCAATCCCACTGGAGGCCTTGTAGGACTAAGGATACCAACGTCAAAAGTGTAA
- the CREBRF gene encoding CREB3 regulatory factor isoform X2, protein MPQPSVSGMDPPFGDAFRSHTFSEQTLMSTDLLANSSDPDFMYELDREMNYQQNPRDNFLSLEDCKDIENLESFTDVLDNEGALTSNWEQWDTYCEDLTKYTKLTSCDIWGTKEVDYLGLDDFSSPYQDEEVISKTPTLAQLNSEDSQSVSDSLYYPDSLFSVKQNPLPSSFPGKKITSRAAAPVCSSKTLQAEVPLSDCVQKASKPTSSTQIMVKTNMYHNEKVNFHVECKDYVKKAKVKINPVQQSRPLLSQVHADSAKENTCYCGAVAKRPEKKGTEPLQGHATPALPFKETQELLLSPLPQEGPVSIAAGESSSLSASTSVSDSSQKKEEHNYSLFVSDNLGEQPTKCSPEEDEEDEEDVDDEDHDEGFGSEHELSENEEEEEEEEDYEDDKDDDISDTFSEPGIVVLGGLLN, encoded by the exons ATGCCTCAG CCTAGTGTAAGCGGAATGGATCCGCCTTTTGGGGATGCCTTTCGAAGCCACACCTTTTCAGAACAGACTCTGATGAGCACAGATCTCTTAGCAAACAGTTCAGATCCAGATTTCATGTATGAACTG GATAGAGAGATGAACTACCAGCAAAATCCTAGAGACAACTTCCTTTCTTTGGAGGACTGCAAAGACATTGAAAATCTGGAGTCTTTCACAGATGTCCTGGATAACGAGGGTGCTTTAACCTCAAACTGGGAACAGTGGGATACATACTGTGAAGACTTAACGAAGTACACCAAACTAACCAGCTGTGACATCTGGGGAACAAAAGAAGTGGATTACTTGGGTCTTGATGACTTTTCTAGCCCTTACCAAGATGAAGAGGTCATAAGTAAAACTCCAACTTTGGCCCAGCTTAATAGTGAGGACTCTCAGTCTGTTTCTGATTCCCTTTATTACCCTGATTCACTTTTCAGTGTCAAACAAAATCCCTTGCCCTCATCATTCCCTGGTAAAAAGATCACAAGCAGAGCAGCTGCTCCTGTGTGTTCTTCTAAGACTCTTCAGGCTGAGGTCCCTTTGTCAGACTGTGTCCAAAAAGCAAGTAAACCCACTTCAAGCACACAAATCATGGTGAAGACCAACATGTATCATAATGAAAAAGTGAACTTTCATGTTGAATGTAAAGACTATGTGAAAAAGGCAAAGGTAAAGATCAACCCAGTGCAGCAGAGCCGGCCTCTATTGAGCCAGGTTCATGCAGATTCAGCAAAGGAGAACACCTGCTACTGTGGAGCCGTAGCCAAAAGACCAGAGAAAAAAGGGACGGAGCCTCTGCAGGGCCATGCCACTCCAGCTTTGCCTTTTAAAGAAACCCAGGAACTATTACTCAGTCCCCTGCCCCAGGAGGGGCCTGTGTCGATTGCAGCAGGAGAGAGTAGCAGCCTTTCTGCCAGCACATCGGTCTCAGATTCATCCCAGAAAAAAGAAGAGCACAATTATTCCCTTTTTGTGTCCGACAACTTGGGTGAACAGCCAACCAAATGCAGTCCTGAAGAAGACGAGGAGGACGAGGAAGATGTTGACGATGAGGACCATGATGAAGGATTTGGCAGCGAGCACGAACTTTCTGAAaacgaggaagaggaagaagaggaagaggattaTGAAGATGACAAGGATGATGACATCAGTGACACTTTCTCTGAACCAGGTATTGTAGTGCTTGGAGGCTTACTGAATTGA
- the LOC137758602 gene encoding small ribosomal subunit protein uS12-like, with protein sequence MGKCHGLCTARKLRSHRRDQKWHDKQYKKAHLGTALKANPFGGASHAKGIVLEKVGVEAKQPNSAIRKCVRVQLIKNGKKITAFVPNDGCLNFIEENDEVLVAGFGRKGHAVGDIPGVRFKVVKVANVSLLALYKGKKERPRS encoded by the coding sequence ATGGGCAAGTGTCACGGTCTTTGTACTGCCAGGAAGCTCCGTAGCCACCGACGAGACCAAAAGTGGCATGATAAACAGTACAAGAAAGCCCATTTGGGCACAGCCCTGAAGGCCAACCCTTTTGGAGGTGCTTCTCATGCCAAGGGAATTGTGCTTGAAAAAGTAGGGGTTGAAGCCAAACAGCCAAATTCTGCCATCAGGAAGTGTGTCAGGGTTCAACTAATCAAGAATGGCAAAAAAATCACCGCCTTTGTACCCAATGATGGTTGTTTGAATTTTATTGAGGAAAATGATGAAGTTCTGGTTGCTGGATTTGGTCGCAAAGGTCATGCTGTTGGTGACATTCCTGGAGTCCGCTTTAAGGTTGTCAAAGTAGCCAATGTCTCTCTTTTGGCCTTATACAAAGGCAAGAAGGAAAGACCAAGATCATAA